One Clostridium estertheticum DNA segment encodes these proteins:
- the thrC gene encoding threonine synthase has protein sequence MKKIKHLKCSKCGAVVSEEVMYNCPHCGTSGTLDVIYDLDLVKKELTKKYLKENSDTNIWRYLPILPLEGLTGAAPLQIGMSPLYKSCRLEKLLNIKNVYVKDEGRNPTASFKDRASAVGIAKAIELKKDVICAASTGNAASSVSGFAACMGIENYIFVPEAIPEGKLAQLLVFGSKVILVDGDYDTAFDFCLKAVDHFGWYNRSCAINPYLVEGKKTAAFEICEQLDFKVPDKVIMSVGDGCSIAGVWKGFKEFYELGLIDKLPVMVSVQAEGSNPVNRAYINNKFEFDYVAPKTIADSISVGIPRNGYKALNALNESKGIAVDVSDEEILNAMTVLARHTGVFGEPAGVTAFAGLMKLASAGVIGPDESVAFIVSGSGLKDVKSAQMAVTKPQKIKPDLDLLIKYFEDNK, from the coding sequence ATGAAAAAAATTAAGCATTTGAAATGCTCAAAATGCGGAGCAGTTGTAAGTGAAGAGGTTATGTATAACTGCCCCCACTGTGGAACTTCCGGCACTCTTGATGTTATTTATGATTTGGATTTAGTTAAGAAGGAATTAACTAAAAAATATTTGAAGGAAAATAGTGACACTAATATATGGAGGTACCTTCCAATCCTTCCTCTAGAGGGCTTAACTGGAGCAGCACCGCTTCAAATAGGAATGTCGCCACTATATAAATCTTGCAGACTTGAAAAACTTTTAAATATAAAAAATGTTTACGTAAAAGATGAAGGAAGAAATCCTACTGCCTCCTTTAAGGACAGAGCTTCAGCTGTTGGTATTGCAAAAGCTATAGAACTTAAAAAAGATGTAATATGTGCTGCCTCCACAGGCAATGCAGCATCTTCAGTATCTGGATTTGCAGCTTGTATGGGAATTGAAAATTATATTTTTGTTCCTGAGGCAATTCCAGAAGGAAAGCTTGCACAACTTTTAGTATTTGGAAGCAAGGTAATCCTAGTAGATGGAGATTATGACACCGCCTTTGATTTTTGCCTAAAGGCAGTAGATCATTTTGGATGGTATAACAGAAGTTGCGCTATTAATCCATATTTGGTTGAAGGTAAGAAAACAGCAGCTTTTGAAATATGCGAGCAGTTAGATTTCAAAGTTCCTGATAAGGTAATTATGTCTGTTGGGGATGGTTGCTCTATTGCTGGAGTTTGGAAGGGTTTTAAAGAATTTTATGAACTAGGCTTAATTGATAAGCTACCAGTAATGGTATCAGTACAAGCTGAGGGATCAAATCCTGTAAATAGAGCTTATATAAACAATAAATTTGAATTTGACTATGTGGCTCCAAAAACAATAGCAGACAGTATTTCTGTAGGGATACCGAGAAATGGATATAAGGCACTTAATGCCTTAAATGAAAGTAAGGGAATTGCAGTAGATGTAAGTGATGAAGAAATATTAAATGCCATGACAGTTCTTGCAAGACATACAGGAGTATTTGGAGAACCTGCAGGTGTAACAGCCTTTGCAGGACTTATGAAACTGGCAAGTGCCGGAGTTATAGGACCAGATGAGAGTGTAGCTTTCATTGTTTCAGGTAGTGGACTAAAGGATGTAAAATCTGCTCAAATGGCGGTTACAAAGCCACAGAAGATTAAGCCAGATCTAGATTTGCTTATAAAGTATTTTGAAGATAACAAATAA
- a CDS encoding pyridoxal-phosphate dependent enzyme gives MKNLIDLTINEEQLKKTVESAKERNVVIPTFAQMKDPSKIPAEIKEKLKTTGLWDIDPVNLFRISWKNQPVKEGGLYNDLPNYIEIPSEISGVKARIFAMVGKYFPVGCHKVGASFACLVPRLVTGQFDPTFHEAVWPSTGNYCRGGAYNSALLGCKAVAILPENMSKERFDWLSKVAGEVIATPGCESNVKEIYDKTWELRNTRDNVVIFNQFGELGNHLWHYEVTGNAMNDIVKAEAGKNGRFAGVCLTSGSAGTLGSGDFMKDQYPNSKIAVGEALQCPTLLNNGFGDHRIEGIGDKHIPWIHNVRNTDMVVAVDDNDALAMFKLFNEPAGKAYLKQQGISEDLIEKLSYVGISGAANILTCIKFAKYYELTENDMVMTVLTDSAEMYGSRLEEMKTERGRDYSEVDAAIDHNRSVLGVRTDSMEELTYQSKKRIHNLKYYTWIEQQKYDLDELNAQWYDYENYWGKLHQMGPELDKLIEQFNERTGLTKSK, from the coding sequence TTGAAAAATTTAATAGATTTAACAATCAATGAAGAGCAACTTAAAAAAACCGTGGAGAGTGCTAAAGAAAGAAATGTTGTTATACCAACTTTTGCTCAGATGAAGGATCCTAGTAAGATACCTGCAGAGATTAAAGAAAAATTAAAAACTACTGGTTTATGGGATATTGATCCTGTTAATTTGTTCAGAATTTCTTGGAAAAATCAACCTGTAAAAGAGGGTGGACTATACAATGACCTACCAAACTATATAGAAATTCCTTCAGAAATATCAGGTGTTAAAGCAAGAATTTTTGCAATGGTTGGAAAGTATTTTCCAGTTGGATGTCATAAGGTTGGAGCAAGTTTTGCTTGCCTAGTTCCACGTTTAGTTACTGGACAATTTGACCCTACTTTTCATGAAGCAGTTTGGCCATCAACAGGTAATTACTGCCGTGGTGGAGCTTACAATTCTGCATTACTTGGATGCAAAGCTGTTGCTATATTACCTGAAAATATGAGTAAAGAACGTTTTGACTGGCTTTCAAAAGTAGCTGGAGAAGTTATTGCAACTCCTGGTTGTGAAAGTAATGTAAAAGAAATTTATGATAAAACATGGGAACTTAGAAATACTAGAGATAACGTTGTTATATTTAACCAATTTGGTGAACTTGGCAATCATTTATGGCATTATGAAGTAACTGGTAATGCAATGAACGACATTGTTAAAGCTGAAGCTGGTAAAAATGGAAGATTTGCTGGTGTATGCTTAACATCAGGTTCAGCAGGTACACTTGGAAGTGGAGACTTTATGAAAGATCAATACCCAAATTCTAAAATAGCAGTTGGTGAAGCACTCCAATGTCCAACACTACTAAATAATGGTTTTGGTGATCATAGAATTGAAGGTATTGGTGATAAACATATTCCTTGGATTCATAATGTTCGCAACACAGATATGGTTGTTGCTGTTGATGATAATGATGCATTGGCTATGTTTAAGCTATTTAATGAACCAGCTGGAAAAGCATATTTAAAGCAGCAAGGAATTTCAGAAGATCTAATTGAAAAACTTTCATATGTTGGTATATCTGGTGCTGCAAATATCCTAACTTGTATTAAATTTGCTAAATACTATGAGTTAACAGAAAATGATATGGTAATGACAGTACTTACAGATTCAGCAGAAATGTATGGATCAAGACTAGAAGAAATGAAAACAGAAAGAGGCAGAGATTATTCAGAAGTTGATGCTGCTATTGATCATAACAGAAGTGTTTTAGGTGTTAGAACAGACAGTATGGAAGAGTTAACTTACCAAAGTAAAAAACGCATTCACAACCTTAAGTACTACACTTGGATTGAGCAACAAAAGTACGATTTGGATGAGTTAAATGCACAATGGTATGATTATGAAAATTATTGGGGAAAACTGCATCAAATGGGACCAGAACTAGATAAACTTATCGAACAATTCAATGAAAGAACTGGACTTACAAAGTCAAAGTAA